From Nicotiana tabacum cultivar K326 chromosome 15, ASM71507v2, whole genome shotgun sequence, the proteins below share one genomic window:
- the LOC107823380 gene encoding uncharacterized protein LOC107823380, which produces MGTYSETEEDTFFDIRDEISSLSDLGSDSSDACTRNEIVDCALGYEFWTQDPESVDERRNRFLKWMGLNSNCDRRDGLEMNGVCSDESKKNADRIRDGNDTVLANSDSEGNFFSGRSSQSNEALELEEDAVEDPMCWKIRNLDNGSEFVADELGQDGMLSRLREVGTNRLFTIEEFQRNLGSSALIQQLLHRDIKGFNMVDTKSKVRSLLQKLTISTRHKERTKGVQSTAREFNLKSGVGSQRVRVHTSKKESKELSSLYTGQEFLAHEGSIITMKFSPCGQYLASAGKDGTVRIWRVTEDDIPKDFNVQDVDPSCLYFSLNHLSKLVSLNDYKEKISGMKMMRKSSESACVVLPPKLFRIMEKPLHEFHGHTGEVLALSWSKNGYLLSSSVDKTARLWQVGHDKCVGVYSHNNYVTCVEFNPMDDNFFISGSIDGKIRLWDVHGCRVIDWTDLKEIVTAVCYCPDGKGGVVGYMDGNCRFYDVVGNRLQMGSQVCLQEKKKLTNKRVTGFQYCPNDSSKVMVTSADSQVRILSGSNIICKFKGTQNLGSQCPASFTSDGKHILAVTEDSNVYIWNYSNEDGTTSQAKKVRSSESFLSQNASVTIPWCGFKTNPGTLSPGSVLANGDVNENSQPKTSSLQDCFSLGRASFLDSLLKGSPTWPEEKLPDSNPANASPSISKSECKILKSAWQSALSSSHLWGLVVVTAGWDGCIRTFLNYGLPIRL; this is translated from the exons ATGGGAACTTACAGTGAGACTGAAGAAGATACTTTCTTTGATATACGTGATGAGATTAGTTCTCTCTCTGATTTGGGTTCGGATAGTTCTGATGCTTGTACTCGTAATGAGATTGTTGACTGTGCTTTGGGATATGAATTTTGGACTCAGGATCCTGAAAGTGTTGATGAACGTCGCAATAGATTCTTGAAATGGATGGGTTTGAACTCGAACTGTGACAGACGTGATGGACTTGAAATGAATGGTGTATGCTCTGATGAAAGCAAGAAGAATGCCGATAGAATTAGGGATGGCAATGACACTGTGCTCGCAAACTCAGATTCCGAAGGCAACTTTTTCTCCGGTCGATCTTCCCAGTCAAATGAAGCTTTGGAATTGGAGGAGGATGCTGTAGAGGATCCAATGTGTTGGAAAATTAGGAATCTGGACAACGGATCAGAGTTTGTTGCGGATGAGTTGGGACAGGATGGGATGCTTAGCCGATTACGTGAAGTAGGTACAAACAGGTTATTCACTATTGAAGAGTTTCAGAGAAATCTTGGCTCATCGGCTTTGATTCAGCAATTGCTGCACAGAGATATTAAGGGATTCAATATGGTTGATACAAAGTCGAAAGTGAGAAGTTTGCTTCAAAAACTCACGATTTCCACCCGACATAAAGAGAGGACAAAGGGAGTCCAATCGACTGCCCGGGAGTTTAATTTAAAGTCGGGGGTTGGTAGTCAAAGAGTTCGGGTCCACACCAGTAAGAAGGAGTCAAAAGAACTGTCCTCGCTTTACACAGGCCAAGAGTTCCTTGCACATGAAGGCTCTATCATAACAATGAAGTTCAGTCCTTGTGGCCAATACTTGGCAAGTGCGGGCAAAGATGGCACGGTGCGCATTTGGAGAGTGACCGAAGATGATATTCCTAAAGATTTTAATGTTCAAGATGTTGACCCCTCTTGTTTATACTTCTCACTGAATCATTTGTCCAAATTAGTTTCGCTCAATGACTATAAAGAGAAGATCAGCGGGATGAAAATGATGAGAAAATCATCGGAATCTGCTTGTGTTGTCCTCCCACCAAAGTTATTCCGGATAATGGAGAAACCACTGCACGAGTTCCATGGGCATACGGGTGAAGTCTTGGCCCTCTCATGGTCCAAAAATGGG TATCTGCTGTCATCTTCTGTGGATAAAACAGCTCGTCTCTGGCAAGTAGGACATGATAAATGCGTTGGTGTGTACTCGCATAATAATTATG TCACTTGTGTAGAATTCAATCCCATGGATGATAATTTTTTCATTAGTGGCTCGATAGATGGGAAAATACGACTCTGGGACGTGCACGGttgtcgagtaattgattggactGATTTAAAAGAAATAGTGACTGCTGTTTGTTATTGTCCTGATGGAAAG GGGGGTGTTGTGGGATACATGGATGGCAATTGCCGTTTTTATGATGTAGTAG GTAATCGTTTACAGATGGGCTCGCAGGTATGCCTGCAAGAAAAGAAGAAGCTTACTAACAAGAGAGTAACCGGATTTCAG TACTGCCCGAACGACTCAAGCAAAGTCATGGTTACTTCTGCTGATTCACAAGTTCGAATACTTTCTGGATCCAACATCATCTGTAAATTCAAAG GAACTCAAAATTTGGGTAGTCAATGTCCTGCATCATTCACTTCCGATGGGAAACACATTCTCGCGGTTACTGAGGATTCAAATGTTTATATCTGGAACTATAGTAATGAGGACGGGACAACTAGCCAAGCAAAGAAAGTCCGGTCATCTGAGAGTTTCCTTTCCCAAAATGCATCGGTTACAATACCATGGTGTGGCTTTAAAACCAATCCCGGGACACTATCACCAGGAAGTGTTTTAGCAAATGGTGATGTCAACGAGAACTCGCAGCCAAAGACTTCATCTTTACAAGATTGCTTCTCCTTGGGACGTGCGTCTTTCTTGGATTCACTATTAAAGGGCTCTCCAACGTGGCCGGAGGAGAAATTGCCCGATTCAAATCCAGCAAATGCATCCCCTTCTATATCTAAATCCGAATGCAAGATCTTGAAGAGTGCTTGGCAAAGTGCATTGAGTTCGAGCCATTTGTGGGGTCTTGTGGTTGTCACTGCCGGATGGGACGGATGCATTAGAACATTCCTCAACTATGGATTGCCAATTCGTTTATGA